GTTGGAAAAAGACTCCTGTAGGCAGCTTGTTCCATAACGTTTGGTTAATAATTACGTTCTTAGATTACAAGTATTTGTCTGTTATTTATATTTCTCGCCTCCCACACTTTTTTGGTTACTTTAGGCCTTTGCTCAAAAGGACAATAATGATACCTTTCGACAGTGAATGTGCTTTgcaatatatacaaaacaataaatgaaaaccTCATGTGTGAAATTGGAACTGACAGAGGTTTATAAATCTTTAGTGTGCCACAGTGATTTGTTTAGAATATATGTATGTTGTTCCGTAATAACACATGGACAAAGCACCCTCCACTGTACCCTCCACTGCAAAATGTATGATATCGTTTTTCGTCTTATATCTGATTACATACACTCACATTAGTATGTTTTAATATCTAATCAACATATAAATTTGCAATAAATATCCAAATACATTTGTGCATTGCAAGAGCGGATGAATGCATCCAGCCAAGGCATTAATGTAATTTGAAATGTTAGATATCTGAAAGGGGTCATGATGGTCCTGTTATGACAATGAAATGAATCAATTTCAGAGTTTGCCTGGGGTTGTGCTATTCATCGAGAATAAAATGTAATGATTATGATTGGGCTTCTATTTTCGAAAATGATTCGGTTAATTTGAACATTGCCCCACAGCCATAAATAATAACGCTTTTTTCCTCGTTGTCTGCTATATTTTTGGTATGTTTGTATTTTTCATCGAACTATGATGGGCTTACGGGGTTTCTTATACAAATGGAGGAAAATTTTCATTTAGGACAAACACGGTGTGCTTAATGGGGTGAAAGTCCTTGGAAAAACATCTCTAACAGCACCGAATCGTCGGTTAGAAACCGCTGCATTTGGATTCGAAGTGTTCCAACCGATTGTCAACCTTCTTCAGCAGAAGTACCCTGCGTGGCATATGTGGAGGTGTTAACACCCACGATTTGATACACTCCATTGCCCGGATAGAATTCACAATGGCACAGTTTCCAAGTCTTGAAACTGACGCCAAACGTACATGACCTTCTCAAGTTCGGTGCACGAAACTCAGAATTCCGCACCATCTATGCTACGGAGATGACTCCTTATTGTTGAGATTTCGCATTCGTCATAACTTACCCTGGCTAGAACTGTGGAAAGTACAACTGAAATTGATGATTGGTGCTGTCTGTAATCTATGGCAAATTCTCTAGTTAACGTTGTTCAATTAAGTTTCAGCACATATTTTTcacctcatttttatatttttaggcGGTGAAATCCTGCAACTCTATGACGTTATTAAACTATATCAATGTGTTACTTTaatacgattttttaaaataaaaacgtgGGAGCAGCATTTCGTGAATATCATGCCAGTAACACAATGAGAGCAAACCTAATTAACGCTTTGAACAGAATAATGATACTGAGTAATGTAAAACAAGAAGAACTAACTTTTCGTCCTTTACATTCTAATTATACTTGTCATTTACTAAATCTGTCATAAAACTTAATTTCCAAATCTGATGGAAATCTGATAAAAAAAGTTCCTTACGACACTGATTGATGGCAGatgtatcgttttcatttctcgGCGGAATGAATAGTCGTTCTACTGCTGAACCAACGAAAAATTGTGGACCGAGTTACCCGCATTACGGCCAATCGTAGGGAGCAGCCCAGCCGAAGTGTTCTGGAGGATCTCGTAATGGAGAAAAAGCCTTCGTGATCACTACTGGGCCAAATAATCAAAATTACCTAGTGTGACTGCAGCAGTAAATGTATCTTCTATCCCAAGCAAATCATAGTTCTAATTGCTACGTCGTGCATTAGGAGTAGCCTgattaaattattgcatttatttatgttttgatgCACAACTTCGTGTGACGAGAGATTCACTCTTTTAAAATGAGAATGCTGCTTTACGTGGCTTTTGAGTAGATTCAGACTTTACATGGCCATAGTGTACGGGCATCAAATGCACATAATACGATCATGTATTTCAGGCTGTAGTGAAAGGTATAGAGAACAGTAACTGAGTATAGTAATCAATTACTTTCCGAAACAGCCATTCAGGGTGGCTGCGCGGTCTCAGGCCTCGTGTCACGGTCCGCtctgctcaccccgtcggaggttcgagtcctccctcgggcatgggtgtgtgtgttgcccttcgcGTAAGTCAgtgtaagtcagattaagtagtgcctaagcctagagaccgatgacctcagcagttgggacccataagacattaccacaaactCCCAATTCCTTCCGAAACACAGTTCAAAGAGTCGACGTTTCTATCCGGTAAGTGTGAGTACACCCGCCAATCATTTACGCACATCAAAAATAGACATCAGTAATTATAACACTAAAAGCCGTAGTAACTACAATGGAAAAGTAACCAACTTGGGCTCTTAGTAATTCAGTATATGTTTAAAGTATTCTGTGCTGTGAGGCACATAAAATTACGGCGTGCAATGCAAAAATAAAACTAGTAAAAACTACCATTGGGTTATTgctgttttttaaatttatgtttcttTAAAGGTGAAGCATTGTAATGAGTAATGTTCAGCCGTTGATACAACCATATCAGTAAATACGACCATAACTAGAAGAGTTCTTCCAGCGAGACATGGAAGAAAAAGCATACCACGTGCAGCCGTACAAAAACCAGTAACCTTGTGTTAATTCGATCAACTTTCCATGTGTAAATACGTCTTTCATCAAAACATATATGTACAGATAGTAAAGCATCAATCATAATGGGCAGTAGTTGCTGTTTAAATACCATTGATTTTTTTCAGTGCATCTCTACGTAATATTTTCGAACGTTTGTGGTATACAAAATGTGTGTTGTGCACTACATAAGTTGcaattaatttttgaaaactttTTGTTAGCAGAAGGTACTCTAGTGCATATTGCCGTAATTACTAAGCGTTAATCAGTTACAACAAAGAAGCACAAATGTTTTATAGCAATTTTTTCATGATAATAACCATTTGCTATTTCGTACCCACTTACACCAAGAAAACCATAACATAGAGAGTATAAATAGATATTAACACGTTACATAAACTTGAAAAGGGAATAAAATGAGCTTATAAGAAATAATTGAATCCTACGTAACACATTTACACATAATTTAGAAAGAAAAGGTGGAGATATGTAATAAAGTGCGTTTCGAAAACTTCAGGACGGTATACACATCGAGAGACAATTATTTTCTCACACATCACATTCCTGTTCATGTTTCGCTTAAACATTATAGACAACGCCAACAGTTTTGTCCTCATCTTTACTGAAATTGTTTTAAGATATTTCATCTTATAATACAATCTTGACATTATAATTTGCTTGCTATGCTTCCATGTCAatttaaaattggttcaaatggctctgagcactatgggacttaacatctgtggtcatcagtcccctagaacttagaactacttaaacctaactaacctaaggacatcacacacatccatgcccgaggcaggattcgaacctgcgaccgtagcggtcacgcggttccagactgaagcgcctagaaccgcacggccacaccgaccggctgttaATTTAAAGTACAGCTTCGtttctttaatatgacatttatatagTCTTCCAGAGTGTCAGTTCTAGGCAGCATGTTGCTAGCAATAATATCAATGTTTCTTTCTCTGAACTCTCTATGTTATTATTTATTCCTTCACATTTGAAAAACCTTAAATGCGTCAAGATATGACTATGATTTCTTGATATTTTATGTTTGATAACCTACGAAAATGCTGGCTGGCACAACTAATTTCATCTGTCGTAGTGAGAGATACCCTCGAAAATGTAAATCCTAATTAAATCGTTTAAAGCTTCCCACGATATCAGGTGGTCACACATCCGAAAGTTCATAGATATCCAAGCACTTGACAGAACCTGAAAGTGGAGAAAATTGTGTTAGTTTATTTCGTTGAGAGGCCATGAATTCATATAATGTGGGTGCTCTTTGGTCGTTGAAAAGCAAGTTTAAATATAATCTCAAAccagaaaagataaaaaaataaagtttaattGTTGTTTCCTGAAGAAGAATATTACGTTAGAGTGCAGGCAATCTTAATAGTAATAAAAGTCAAGTATATGTGACAACAGAATAACGTCACGACAGCACAGTTAATCAGACGCCAGCAACAGCTGTGATCCAAGAGCGAAGGTTTCCGACGTTGGTGTAGACGGCACAATCTGTCTCGCAGTACTCGCTGCCCCATGAGACAATGCCGACTTGCGTGGTGCCACTAACCAGCGGACCGCCGGAGTCACCGTAGCAGGTGCTCCTGCCAGACTTCCCGGCACAGATCATGCGGCCTGTGACGCCGAACCTGACCACGCATCTGACGCGACCGATGACGCTGATGTTGACCTTCATCAGAGTGGAGGCCGATGGGCCTTCGGTGGCTGTGTTGCCCCAGCCGGTAATGGTAACTGCGAGGCCAGCCGGTGGGTCGTAGCCTTCTACAGGGAGACCAACGATCTCTGCGTTGTTGCCGATCGGGAAAGACCCATCCACCTGAGGTAGAGACACGAATTAATTTAACTTCAGATAATATAAGGGAGAGAGAACTGTATGTTCTTGGCAGGGTAGTACCAATGTCATATTGACACCTAAAAAAAGCTAAAAGAAGGGTAAGGACTGGgcgattggggggaggggggggggaggaggggggcggaaATAGATTTAGTAGCATCACACTCTTCAACAGCGAAGATATCACACGCTAAATCTCTATATGACAACGTTGTGTGTAATCCAAGgagtaatcaagttttgtttgaAAACACTCGTCACGTAGTCACAGTGAAAACTTTTATTCACATGGCCTGTGAATGCAGCCACGTTTCGTTTGATCAAAACAATCGCCACTTGAGATGCGATGCTCAGTCTTTCTGGTAAAATATAAGTAGTACGTCTTTCATTAAAGTACAGTATGTGGTGTCTTTCGTACAAGATGAGTCGCCTTCTGTGGCGCCTTTCAAAACCAAATCCTCTCGCAATGAAATTAAGTTCTATGAGCAGATAGTTGTCAATTTTTCCAAAAGTCCgtaatcattattattgttgtcattgttgttactATGCTCTTTAGTCCGAACAGTGGTTTGATGCAACGCTTCATACAAGACTATGCCttggaagcttcttcatctgatgtgctgccacctacaagtACACATTAGAATCTACAAACTGCATTCATGCTTAGATCTCCTTCTACAATCATAATTCCCCCCATCCGACACTTCTCATCATTATCAAACTGATTATTCCCTGGATAAAAAGTTGTCTGTAAGCTTGCCATGTAAAATTCGGAGAAAACCCCAAGCTTTCGGTAACTACCTATCGTGAAACTGGCGAGGGTCCTACTTTTATGCTGAATCTGTAGCATATGACTTGCTGAATTACATCATGGTGACATAAATGAAATGACGTGCCCTGAGGTGACGCCCTCCATGTGCGTACATAATGTTTGCGCACTCTATCCAGCGTTCCTAGGAGTGCTCATCCTTCGCATATGAGCGGTGGACTATGAAAAGTCTTATCGTGTGCGTTTTATTAactgtggaaaaatgctcctatcggaccaCAAAACATGCGAATATGTCCCGGTGAATTTAAAATGAAAGACCCTGACCGAAAAGTGGAGTACCAGTTGCCTTATTCTACCTTCCTACAAAAATTTTCCACAAAATTTCGTCAtgcgaagaggttggcacatttTTTAAAGGTAACTCACTTCAGACTCCCACAAGCTCCTCTAACAGTAGCTCAtccacacccactagtccatcactgTAAGTCGCTGGTACCCGTCCATCACTCACTTTTTCAGTCCCACACCTTGGCATTATCCcttctcccctttcttttattgtcCTCTATGTCATATTCAGAGTCCACTTCGATCTGTCCCACTACTATCTTCTCACTCTCGCTCTCTATTCCTATTATTATCTCATTCTTTCGTTTGTCATATGCTCTGTCTCTCACTATCAGGGCTCTCAcctacttccactttctctttattcctccccccccccaccccgccccaatAGCACTGCCACCATCACTCTTTTCCTAGGACTATCCTCTTACTACCAACTACATTCCACTATCACTGGGTCCCTTTCTTCCTCTCACACAGCCATTGTCTCATTCGCTCTTTGCACAATGCAACCAtagcatactacactcctggaaatggaaaaaagaacacattgacaccggtgtgtcagacccaccatacttgctccggacactgcgagagggctgtacaagcaatgatcacacgcacggcacagcggaaacaccaggaaccgcggtgttggccgtcgaatggcgctagctgcgcagcatttgtgcaccgccgccgtcagtgtcagccagtttgccgtgccatacggagctccatcgcagtctttaacactggtagcatgccgcgacagcgtggacgtgaaccgtatgtgcagttgacggactttgagcgagggcgtatagtgggcatgcgggaggccgggtggacgtaccgccgaattgctcaacacgtggggcgtgaggtttccacagtacatcgatgttgtcgccagtggtcggcggaaggtgcacgtgcccgtcgacctgggaccggaccgcagcgacgcacggatgcacgacaagaccgtaggatcctacgcagtgccgtaggggaccgcaccgccacttcccagcaaattagggacactgttgctcctggggtatcggcgaggaccattcgcaaccgtctccatgaagctgggctacggtcccgcacaccgttaggccgtcttccgctcacgccccaacatcgtgcagcccgcctccagtggtgtcgcgacaggcgtgaatggagggaagaatggagacgtgtcgtcttcagcgatgagagtcgcttctgccttggtgccaatgatggtcgtatgcgtgtttggcgccgtgcaggtgagcgccacaatcaggactgcatacgaccgaggcacacagggccaacacccggcatcatggtgtggggagcgatctcctacactggccgtacaccactggtgatcgtcgaggggacactgaatagtgcacggtacatccaaaccgtcatcgaacccatcgttctaccattcctagaccggcaagggaacttgctgttccaacaggacaatgcacgtccgcatgtatcccgtgccacccaacgtgctctagaaggtgtaagtcaactaccctggccagcaagatctccggatctgtcccccattgagcatgtttgggactggatgaagcgtcgtctcacgcggtctgcacgtccagcacgaacgctggtccaactgaggcgccaggtggaaatggcatggcaagccgttccacaggactacatccagcatctctacgatcgtctccatgggagaatagcagcctgcattgctgcgaaaggtggatatacactgtactagtgccgacattgtgcatgctctgttgcctgtgtctatgtgcctgtggttctgtcagtgtgatcatgtgatgtatctgaccccaggaatgtgtcaataaagtttccccttcctgggacaatgaattcacggtgttcttatttcaatttccaggagtgtatattctcgcATTTATaattttccgtctctttgccactgccacgttcttcttctctctcagcatctaATAGAGCGAATATGTACACAAGCCTAATATTTTTGGAATTTCTTAAAGGTAACGAAGAAGGCAGGGTAAGGCAGGTGGTACTTTTCAATACGTGTTTTTAAAAttagcattttttgtgctccgataacagcatttttcctctggttcccttctttttcatCTGCAGTCGGGTCTGTAATTCatatgaaaagaaaagaatgagtaaaattttattactttactaatgtgaaattgaaataacgcaaaacaaattttacacCTTAGAgcagattttacgtgcaaaaaagtttacacgtgcttcagtactacaatacGTGGTTCCCAGGTAACAACGGAGACACTggagcatatttctccgtgctacgtcgctTATAAACTACGATTTCATCTCAGACCGCAATTTAAGAGCGTCTTTTAAGCCTACGAGTACATTTGAACCTCTGTTTCTAGGAAACGTATAAAGACgtgaagaaaattttgaaggtagttGGAGGCCCGTATGTTTGTAATACATCGTAAAAAGATACattcatttgctgtgcatagccgtctcggaatccgAGGCTGAGTATGGGTACCCAAAAAACAAGGTTTTGAGGTGTTTCCGATAACGCATAAGGATTTCAGAAAACGGGGACATTGCTCTTCTAGATAATTGCCTAGAGATTATACTGTTAAATCTGAGCAATTTGCTGCAAttgcttttttatttacattacttctCACACTAGATTCTACTTGTATAAGTAGGCTAACTTCGAACCTCCGTATTTCGGCAACGTAtaaaaacatcaatacaattttcaaGTTCGTTAAAGATCGGGATCTtgtaaatatatcgtaaaaatttcagccgtttGATGTGGTTACCCGTCTCGGAATACTCCGCTGCATTGTGGTCCGGTGATAATGGCATATATATAGAAAAAAACTGTTTTATGGAGCTTTTCGAGGAATCGACCATGAACTAATGATGTTAGCATTTGTCCCCTCAAGACCACCGTAGACCACTTCAAATCAGATACAATCAACCGATTTCTTCCATtttcctaagcaggaggaagtgtgtaaaatTCAAACTTTCACCGTAGAGTGTAGGATAATTACACTGAGACGATGATTCTGTTGGATACACAAACGTTTCCTCACCCGAGGGCTACACGAAACACCTTACCCTCTTTATATCATCAATAGTACTCAAGGTACAAGaaccggaaaatcccgtttttatgcgcctCGTTTTGGAACATACTGGGTAAGCATGCTGTGCGTTGTGAAGTGAATAATCCATGTATCTATTGAACTTTATGTCACAAAGTGTAATACTCACTGCTTCTCCGGTCACAGTGTCCCAAAAGTTCGAAAAGTGGGTCAGAATACTAGTGCGATCAACAATAATCTTGTGTTTAATTAATAGGCTGTCGTCAGCAGGCActaatttttctaaatttctgtacTTCAGGTGAAGCTGATGTTCCATTCAGCGACATCAACAGTCCGTATCGACTGACTCACGTAACTGCTTCAACACTCACAAGGAATGTTATAAATCTCTGGCAATCTCATCCCGAAATTATCTTTAACAGTTCTTAATAGTTCCTTAATTTTTCTGGGATGCAAAAAATCAATCTGATTCTTTACCTGTTCAGGTCTATCTGCATTAGTAGCTGTTGCACCGCAGAATGCGAGACGCTTTATGTGTTGGTGCTCCCGCCTTGTTGTAAGGCCTGGCGTCTTAGTATTCTTGACAGTTTTGACCAACTGTcaaatatttaaatactcattccTTTTTAACACCGCCTTGAGATCATTCGTCTCGTAGCCATGTCTGAAATAGTCCTAGCTCTGTGAAGTACGGTGTTCAGCATAGCTGGATACTAAAAGCTACGTCGGAGGAGATACAGGTCACATGCATCGTCTTTCGATACACAAAGTGGCCGGTCGTTTATCTACTTTCCTTTGCACCAGCACATCAAGGAAAGTCGACTTTCCACCCTTCCCCACTACCGCCGTAATTCTTATTTTCGGATGCCTGTTTCCCTATTGTCAATGAAGTACAGCAGTGCCACATTAATAACATAACGTCAATGTACTTGAAAAAGAAGTATGGATGGAGGAGGCATTAAGCAAGGCCTGTTCTTCTAAATCTTCCATGAAAAAGTTAGCTATTGCTGGTAACAGAGGCGAAGCGATGGCTGTTCCACCAGTCACTTCACTTTTACTTTCCACTCCACAAGTAATACGTGACTGTCACAGTGTTAGAATGTTTTCTGTCAACGGGGAAATAACTACAGCCAAGCTGCGACATAAATATCCTTCACCTGAGTTTAGATTCAGGACGTTCTCAATAGGTTTTAGTTGTGCCTATCTTATCCTAG
The genomic region above belongs to Schistocerca serialis cubense isolate TAMUIC-IGC-003099 chromosome 6, iqSchSeri2.2, whole genome shotgun sequence and contains:
- the LOC126484788 gene encoding uncharacterized protein LOC126484788 encodes the protein MQVDGSFPIGNNAEIVGLPVEGYDPPAGLAVTITGWGNTATEGPSASTLMKVNISVIGRVRCVVRFGVTGRMICAGKSGRSTCYGDSGGPLVSGTTQVGIVSWGSEYCETDCAVYTNVGNLRSWITAVAGV